The Pseudomonadota bacterium genome includes the window CTCGAATTGCTTGCAGATCTTGAGTCGATCGCCGATTTGGGCTTTCCGGTGATGGTCGGTTTGTCACGCAAATCGATGATTGGACGGTTGCTCCGAGACCGGCCCGTTGGCGAGCGGGTTTTTGGCAGTGTCGCGGCGACTGTCTTGGCAGTTGAGCGCGGTGCCCGATTAGTTCGGGTCCACGACGTATTGGCAACGTGTGATGCACTCAAGGTGTGCCGAGCGGTGATGGAAGCGGATCGGCCACCAGAGGATTTTAGCCAGGAGAAGGCGACGAGTGAGTAAGCGATATTTTGGAACGGACGGTATTCGCGGACGGGTCGGTGCTCAACCGATGAGTCCCGATTTTGTACTCAGGTTGGGGCAGGCTGTAGGCGGTGTCCTGACGCGTAACGGTCCGGCCACTGTTCTGATCGGGAAGGATACGCGTATTTCCGGATATATGTTCGAATCCGCTTTGGAAGCCGGACTCTCGGCGGCGGGAGTGAATGTCAAACTCCTAGGCCCGATGCCGACACCGGGTGTGGCGTATTTGACCAAAACCTTTCGTGCCAGCGCCGGTGTCGTGATCAGCGCATCTCACAATCCGTTCGAGGACAACGGAGTCAAGTTTTTTACCCCCGCGGGCGGCAAACTTTCCGACGAAATGGAGTTGGCCATCGAGCGCGCACTGGACTCGTCGCTTTGCACTGTGGAGTCTGCTCAACTAGGGAAGGTGTCTCGAATCAACGATGCCCAAGGGCGTTATGTGGAGTTCTGCAAGTCCACGCTCGATCCGGGTGTCAATCTCAAAGACATGAAGATTGCGCTTGATTGCGCCCATGGAGCCACTTATCAGATCGCACCCCATGTTTTTTCTGAACTGGGGGCCGACGTGGTTACGATGGGGGTCCAGCCCGATGGTTTGAATATCAACGACGGCTGTGGTTCGACCCACCCCCAGGCCTTGCAAAATCTGGTTCGGGAATCGGGTGCGGACCTGGGCGTGGCTCTCGATGGCGACGGCGACCGGGCGTTGCTGGTCGACGGGGATGGCCGGTTGGTGGACGGTGACGAAATGTTGTTCATCATCGCTACGGCCATGAAACGGGCTAATCGGTTGCGCGGCCCGGTGGTCGGAACGCTAATGAGTAATCTAGGCCTCGAGTTAGCCCTGCGGGATGCAGGTATCGATTTCGTGCGTGCGGCTGTCGGTGACCGATTTGTGCTCGAGAAGTTGCGTGAGCATGACGGTGTACTCGGCGGGGAGCCGTCAGGCCACGTGATCTGTTTGGATCGAACCAGCACCGGTGACGGCATCGTCGCCAGTTTGCAGGTTCTCGGTGCCATGATAGCCAGCGGCCGGGGTCTTGCGGATCTGACAAGGGTCATGGGGCGGTTGCCGCAAGTTCTAATCAATGTGAAAACAACCAATGCCTCTGCGGCAATGAGTTGCGCGGAAGTCCGAGAAGTGACGGAACAGGTGCAAACCGAATTGGGTGCCCGTGGGCGGGTTGTGCTGCGGCCGTCCGGTACCGAGCCACTGGTAAGGATAATGGTCGAGGGTCAGCATTCTGACGCAGTTCGAGGCTATGCCGAGCGCATTGCAAGCGTGATCCGATCCGCGCTCTGAGCGCCCGTCCGAGTCAATCTGTGGCGGCCTGCCGCACGTAAGCAGGCCATGCGCTTGCGAAGGGGTATGTCCGAGCGGTTGTTTCGGTCATCAGTCGTTGTTCTCAAATTGCTTTATTGGCGCTGGATCGGTAAGCTTTCGCACCGTTTGATCGTTGTGATCGGTTCAGGCAGCCTCTGTCTGACCGCAGCACGTAGATTGGAGAAGAACTGTGCGCAAACCGCTAGTCGCCGGCAACTGGAAGATGAATGGTTCCCGGGCCGAGAACCAACAGTTGGTCTCTGCGATTCATGCCGGTGCTGCAAAGATCTCCGATGTCGATTTGCTGGTCTGTCCGCCATTTGTGTATCTGACGCAAATCGCCGAACAGCTAGCCGGAAGCAAAATTTCCCTCGGCGCACAGAACGTGGCGGATCAGCCCAGTGGCGCCTTTACGGGAGAGGTTTCCGCGTCGATGCTCCGCGAAGCGGGGTGTAGTTACGCCATCGTTGGCCATTCCGAGCGCCGCCATATTTACGGCGAGAGTGATGAACTGGTTGCCGCGCGCGCATCGCAAGCGGTGCAGCAGGGATTGACGCCGATTTTATGTGTCGGTGAAACGCTCGCTGAGCGGGAATCAGGTGTTACCGAGCAAGTGATCGAACGTCAGTTATCGGTTGTGAAAGTTTTGGCGGGCATGACGATTTTTCAAGATTTGGTGATTGCCTACGAGCCTGTTTGGGCCATTGGCACCGGTCAAACGGCAACGCCGGAACAGGCCCAGTCTGTCCATTCGTATATTCGCGAGTGGGTCGGCGGGGGAGATGAAGCTTTGGCCGCCACGATTCGCATCCTGTACGGCGGCAGTGTCAAGTCCGACAATGCGGCAGAGTTGTTCCACATGCCGGATATCGATGGCGGATTGATCGGTGGTGCTTCGCTGCAGGCGGACTCCTTTTTGGCGATCGCTGAAGCGGCGGTTGGGATTTAATCGGTTAACGCATGGAAATTATTCTCCTACTTGTACATCTTGCGCTGGCGGCAGGTATCATCACGCTCGTGCTCTTGCAGCAGGGTAAAGGCGCGGATG containing:
- the glmM gene encoding phosphoglucosamine mutase produces the protein MSKRYFGTDGIRGRVGAQPMSPDFVLRLGQAVGGVLTRNGPATVLIGKDTRISGYMFESALEAGLSAAGVNVKLLGPMPTPGVAYLTKTFRASAGVVISASHNPFEDNGVKFFTPAGGKLSDEMELAIERALDSSLCTVESAQLGKVSRINDAQGRYVEFCKSTLDPGVNLKDMKIALDCAHGATYQIAPHVFSELGADVVTMGVQPDGLNINDGCGSTHPQALQNLVRESGADLGVALDGDGDRALLVDGDGRLVDGDEMLFIIATAMKRANRLRGPVVGTLMSNLGLELALRDAGIDFVRAAVGDRFVLEKLREHDGVLGGEPSGHVICLDRTSTGDGIVASLQVLGAMIASGRGLADLTRVMGRLPQVLINVKTTNASAAMSCAEVREVTEQVQTELGARGRVVLRPSGTEPLVRIMVEGQHSDAVRGYAERIASVIRSAL
- the tpiA gene encoding triose-phosphate isomerase codes for the protein MRKPLVAGNWKMNGSRAENQQLVSAIHAGAAKISDVDLLVCPPFVYLTQIAEQLAGSKISLGAQNVADQPSGAFTGEVSASMLREAGCSYAIVGHSERRHIYGESDELVAARASQAVQQGLTPILCVGETLAERESGVTEQVIERQLSVVKVLAGMTIFQDLVIAYEPVWAIGTGQTATPEQAQSVHSYIREWVGGGDEALAATIRILYGGSVKSDNAAELFHMPDIDGGLIGGASLQADSFLAIAEAAVGI